Genomic window (Lewinellaceae bacterium):
GCTTTCCAGTTCCATCTGTACGCCATTGAGGCGCCGCTCCATTTCCCGGGCCAGCGACCGGGCGATGGGGTGAGAAGAATGTTGTTCTAGTTTGTAGATGATGGCGTTGGACCGCTGCTCTTCGCCCTGGTGGTAAGTAATGTCCTGTACCCTGAACTGCCCGGTGGTCAGCGTTCCCGTTTTGTCGAAAACGGCATTGCGGATGCGGCTGAATATTTCCAGCGTCTGGCCCCCTTTTACCAGGATGCCGTTTTGGGCCAGGCGCCCGACCCCCACCATCACCGCCGTAGGGGTAGCCAGCCCCATGGCGCAGGGGCAGGAGATCACCAGCACGGCGATGGCGTTCATGAGCGCCTTCTGAAAAGGCAGGCCGAAACCAAAATAGCCGACGAGCAGCGTGAGCAGGGCAATGCTCAGGACGGCCGGCACAAAGATGGCGCTGATCTTGTCGGCCAGCCGCTGAATATCAGGCTTGTCCTGCTGGGCCGTCTTCACCAGCTCGATCATTTGGCTCAGGACGGTATCCCTGCCGATGGCCGTGACTTCCATCCGAAAGTTGCCGCTCAGCAGGAGAGAAGAACCGATGACCCGCTCCCCAGCGCCTTTTTCTACAGGAATGCTTTCCCCGGTCAGCATAGACTCGTCAATGGATGCCTCTCCCTGGGTGATGACGCCGTCGAGGGGCACCTGGTCGCCTTCATTTACCTGGAGGACATTTCCTACCTGGACTTCCTCCAGCGGGAGGGTTACAACCGTCCCGGAAGCCGTTACCCGGCGGGCTTTTTTTACCTGCAATTGGGCCAGCTCTCCGATGGCCGTCGTGGTTTGTTCCACCGCTCTCTTTTCCAGCCAGTTTCCAACCAACACCAGGGTAAAAATGGTGGCGCTGGTCTCGTAAAAAATATAGTTGGCCTCCTGCATCAGGGTGCCTATCAGGCTGTAGATGAAGGCAGCTGTGCCGCCCACGAAAATGAGCACGTCCATATTGGGCACCCCGCCCTTCAGCGAACTCAGGGCGCTGCGCCCGAAATGCGCAAAACCAATGGCAAAAGGCGGCAGGCAAAAGGCCATTTGCCACCAGAAATTATCGAGCAGGGGCAGGTGAATGCCCCCCATCATGAGCAGGTGGTGAAGCAACAGCGGCAGCGTGAAAACAGCGCTGACGAGGAGCTTGCGCTCCAGCGTCCACCAGGGCTGGGCATCCGCTCCTTCTTCTTCCACCACGCTGTAACCCAGCTTGTGAATGCCTTTTTTGACCTCCTCCAGGCTTATGGGCGACTGCCCCTGCCGGTAACGGACCTCTTTGGTTTGAAAATTGACGTAAACGTCTTCTACCCCCTTTCTTTCCAAAAAGCGGTTGAGGCTGGCGGCACAGTTGTTGCAGGTCATGCCCTCTACCTTCAGCTCTACAATATCGTTGGCCATAATTATTTCCGGTATCTTTATTCTTTAATCTCAAATCAAATGAACAAGCATGGTTGTTCTCCTTTTATGTAAATGTAGCTTGCCTTGCAAAGCAAGCACATTTATCTAGGATGATACAATCTTAATAACATTCCAAATAAAAATCAGATTTGCAATGAGGACACTAAGTTTATTTTTCGCCATGCTGGCGCTTCTACTGACTGCCTGCCAGGGCGGTTCTTCCAACCAGGAACAGGGCCAGCAAGAAGAAGCGGCGCCGGAGATGAAGTATACGGTGACGCCGTTTTCTCCGTCCAAATCCTATCCCAACGCCAAGATCGAGTCCATGTCGTTCAACAACGGCAAATTCGAATTCAAACTCAATGACAGCGACTACCAGCTGGGGGTTCAAACACCCGACGCCGGCCAGAAAATGTGCGCCAACTCCGCTCAGGGGCAGCACATCCACCTGATCGTAGACAAAGAGCCCTACGCCGCCAAGTACGAAGCCAGTTTTGATTACGAAATACCCGACGGCGACCACTACATCCTGGCCTTCCTCTCCCGGTCTTACCACGAGTCGATCAAAACGGAAGGCGCTCATGTTGCCGTGAAGGCGGTAATCAAAGACAACAGCATGACTGAAAGCATGCCCACGCCGGTCAACACGCCGATGCTGTTCTACAGCCGCCCCAAAGGCACTTACACCGGCAAAGCAGAAACGGAAAAAGTGATGCTCGACTTCTACCTCGTCAACGCCAAGCTTGGCGCCGAGTATAAGGTCAAAGCCGACATCAACGGCGAAGAGCACATCATCGACAGTTGGCAACCCTACTACATCGAAGGCCTGCCCATGGGCGAAAATACCATCAAGCTGACCCTCGTGGATGCGCAGGGCAATGCGGTGGACACGCCGCTCAACCCGGTAAGCCGGACGTTTACGCTGCAGGAGGACCCTGTGGAGCAATAGGGGGTAAGGGTATAGGACTTTGGACGAACTAAGGGTGAAGTCGGAAGTGCGAAGTCGGAAGTCGGAAGTCGGAAGTGGCCTCCGAATAGGCGCCAAACGCTCATTTTACTCCGTCAGTCGCTTCGCTCGTGTCCGCTTTCCGACTTCCGCTTTCCGCTTTCCGCTTTCCGACTTCCGACTTAAACCCATCCCCTCAGATGGTTTCCTGGCGGAGCCGTACAGAAAAAACCTTTAGTTGTTTTTGTTTTGATGTCGTACTTTTGTTGTTCTGTTCAAACTAAAACGACTACTGTGCCAAAAACGAAATTCCAATTATTTCTCCTGGTTTTTTTTGTGCTGCTTCTCAATCAAAGTTGCAGAAAAGCCACGCCAGGCACTGACTATCAGGCCATTAAAACCGTGGTCGTTGATTCCGCCGCGGTCGTTTCTCCTCACCCGCTGGCTACCCGGGTGGGCATAGAGGTTTTGAAAAAGGGCGGCAATGCCGTCGACGCCGCAGTGGCGGTGCAGTTTGCGCTGGCTGTTGTCTACCCCCGGGCCGGCAACATCGGCGGCGGCGGGTTTATGGTGATCCGAACCAAAGACGGCGAGGCGGCGGCGCTCGATTACCGGGAGAAGGCGCCCATGGCGGCGTTTCGGGACATGTACCTCGACAGCCTGGGCAACGTCGTCGACGGGCTCAGCACCATGGGGCACCTGGCTGCCGGCGTGCCGGGCACAGTGGCGGGCCTGTTCGAAGCCCACCGCAAATACGGCCGCCTCCGGGATGTGAAGGAGTTGATACAGCCGGCCATCGAGTTGGCGGAAAAGGGTTTTCGAATCTCCGCCACAGAGGCCGGGCGGCTCAACGGCTTCCAGGAAAGCTTTCGCAAATACAACGAAGCCCCTAACCCTTTCCTCAAGGATTCCTTCCAGATGGGCGACCTGATGAAACAGGAAAAGCTGGCGGAAACCCTGAAGCAGATCAGGGATAAAGGCGGCGCCGGTTTCTACGACGGCCCGGTGGCAGAAGCCATTGTCGCGGAAATCCAAAGCGGGAATGGCATCATGACGCTGGAGGACCTCAAAAGCTACGAGGCCAAATGGAGAGAACCGGTTGTTGGCCAATACGATGATTATCGAATCATTTCCATGCCGCCTTCCTCCAGCGGGGGCATTGCTTTGCTTCAAATGCTGAAAATGGTGGAACCCTACCCGTTGCATGAATATGGCTTCCACTCCACCCGCGCGGTGCACCTCATGGCCGAGGCGGAGCGCCGCGCCTACGCCGACCGCGCCGAGCACCTGGGCGACAGCGATTTCTACGATGTGCCCCGCGACTCCATGCTGTCCGATGCCTACCTGCGGGCGCGCATGGCCAGCTTCGACGCCGGGCACGCCACCGTCAGCGATTCCATACTGGCCGGCAACTTCAAGCTGCTGAAGGAGAGTTTTGAAACCACGCATACTTCCGTCGTCGACGCCGACGGCAACGCCGTGTCGGTCACCACTACCCTCAACTCCAACTACGGTTGCAAGGTTTGGGTGGATGGCGCCGGCTTTTTCCTCAACAACGAGATGGACGACTTCAGCGCCAAACCGGGCGTGCCCAACCAGTTCGGCCTGGTCGGCGCCGAGGCCAACGCCATACAGCCCGGAAAACGCATGCTCAGCTCCATGACGCCCACCATTGTAGAAAAGGACGGCGAACTCTTTATGGTGCTGGGCGCCCCGGGCGGCTCCACCATCATCACCGCCGTGTTTCAGGTATTTATCAATGTAGCCGAATTCGGCATGAGCCTGGAGGAATCCGTCAACGCCGGCCGCTTCCACCACCAGTGGCTGCCCGACGCCATCCTGATTGAGGACGGCGCCTTTCCGGACAGCACCAAACAGGCGCTGGAGGCTATGGGGCACCACTTCAACACCGTAGGCCGCATGGCAGTCATCAAGGCGATTGTGCGCCTGCCCGACGGCCGCCTGCAGGGCGTGGGCGACCCCCGGAACCCGGATGACGATGCGGGGGGGTATTAGTCCGTTAATCATTAATTTCTGCCCAAAAATGGCAGGAAATTTTTGCAAGATGGCTGGAAACCAGTATCCACGGGCTTTTAAACCGCAAAATGCAAAACTCTAAATTTCAAATGTAAAAGTAGTGTAAATGGACATGAAGAGAAAACTTCTTGCACTTGCTTTCACTTGCTTTCTGGCCCTGGCTTATACCCAGGCGCAGGGGCTAACCGACATCAACCGGCAGCGGCTGGAGAAGCAGCGCATCAGCATGCTGATACTGGGCGGCTGGGCGGTGGGCAACATCGCTCTGGGGGCTACCCTGGCCACCCAGCGGGAGGGCGAAGGCCAATATTTCCACGCCATGAACGCCGGCTGGAACCTGGTCAACCTGGGGCTGGCGGCAGCGGGCTACCTTTCCGCCGTCAAGGCCGACCCGGCGGCTTTCGGCCTGTACGCCACCATCAGCGAGCAGCACAAGCTGCAAAAAATCTTCCTGTTCAATGCCGGGCTGGATGTGGGCTACATGATGGGCGGCCTGTACCTCATGGAGCGTTCCAAAAACACAGCGAACAAACCCGAGCGGCTGAAGGGCTTCGGGAAGTCCATCCTGCTGCAGGGCGCCTTCCTCTTTGCTTTTGACCTGGGCGCCTTCCTCTGGCAGGCGCAGGGCAACGGAGATTTGCAGCCATTGCTGGAAGGGCTGAGCTTTACGGGCAATTCAGTAGGTTGGGTGTTGCGGTTTTGAGGATTTTTGATTCGAAGAGGCCGGCCACCCGTCAGGCAAGCTGAAAAGTGGCCGGTTTATGGTTGCTAGAAATTCACCCGCTCCAGGCGGATGTCCATCTTTTTTTCCTTCTGATAATACTCCCATACCGCGATGTAGCCCGTCTTGGCAGGCAGCACCCGCAGCTCTTCGGCGTCGGTGGCCAGGTCGATCTTATCGGAAGACAGTTCCCCGTCCAGGTAATTGACGGCGCCGTACACCAGGCCATTCTTTTCGCCTTTGCGCATTTCAAAATCGGTGTAGCCTACTGAAAAGAGATCGTCTTTCTTTTGGGTGAACACATAATCATAGCCATTGAAATAAAGCACGATCAGGGAGAGGACCTGAGGGCTCATGTAGGCTGCGCCGGCGGGAAGGTAAACATCGTGTTTGCTCTTCTCGATGCGGGTAACGGCTTTCAGCTCAAACTCCGGGCTGAACTCAAACACGTAGAGGTCTTCCACCACGATCTTGGAAGTGCTGCCGCCTCCTCCACCCATGTTGAGCACCTTGCCGGCTACCCCTAAGGCGTCGGTGGTTTTGCGGTAGCTCTCGGCCACACCGAAAACCGAACCGGAGGGCGTGGGGATGAAATCGTGGAAAAAGAGGTATCCCACATCCTCGATCTTGCCTTTGTCATTGGCTGGCAGCAGTTGGCTCACATCCTTTGCCCAGGAGACGTAACGGCGGTTGCTGATCTCGCCATCCAGGCTCATGGTGAAGGTGCACAGGCCGAGGCTGTTCTCCTTGGCCGTCTTGGCGTCTTTGTCGAAGTACTGCCCAAAGTAGCGCACGGCGCCGTCCTGCATCCAGGCGTTGGCCACCATGATGGCATACTTCGAATCTTCGATAGGTTTTTCGAACAGCTTTTTGCCGGTAGCCAGGTCAGTTCCCAACACGAAATACTCGAGGTCTTTGCTCATCAACTTGCTGCGCTTGACCACCGTGCTGACAAGCACATCGTCGCTGGCTGCCAGGAAAGAAGCCTGCTCCCACTCGCCGTTATCTTCCGGAGATTGCAGCGACCAGGCTTTTTCGCGGCCGTTGTCCTCGGGAATGAAATGTATGGTGTAATAAGTAGGGCTCATGGCGCCTTTGCGGGTGTCGACGGAATAATTGACGAAGCCCTTGCCCGGTATGGCAAACAGCGTCTGGTCGCCCAGCCCGGCGGCGCTGGCGCCGGAAGCTTTGTACCTGGGAGAGTCGAAAGTGCCGAACGGCAATTTTTTGCTGCCGATCCGCTCCCCCGCTTTATCCAGCAAACGGATGGTGAATTCCTCCTCCTTGCTGTTGCTGAATTTCA
Coding sequences:
- the ggt gene encoding gamma-glutamyltransferase — protein: MSYFCCSVQTKTTTVPKTKFQLFLLVFFVLLLNQSCRKATPGTDYQAIKTVVVDSAAVVSPHPLATRVGIEVLKKGGNAVDAAVAVQFALAVVYPRAGNIGGGGFMVIRTKDGEAAALDYREKAPMAAFRDMYLDSLGNVVDGLSTMGHLAAGVPGTVAGLFEAHRKYGRLRDVKELIQPAIELAEKGFRISATEAGRLNGFQESFRKYNEAPNPFLKDSFQMGDLMKQEKLAETLKQIRDKGGAGFYDGPVAEAIVAEIQSGNGIMTLEDLKSYEAKWREPVVGQYDDYRIISMPPSSSGGIALLQMLKMVEPYPLHEYGFHSTRAVHLMAEAERRAYADRAEHLGDSDFYDVPRDSMLSDAYLRARMASFDAGHATVSDSILAGNFKLLKESFETTHTSVVDADGNAVSVTTTLNSNYGCKVWVDGAGFFLNNEMDDFSAKPGVPNQFGLVGAEANAIQPGKRMLSSMTPTIVEKDGELFMVLGAPGGSTIITAVFQVFINVAEFGMSLEESVNAGRFHHQWLPDAILIEDGAFPDSTKQALEAMGHHFNTVGRMAVIKAIVRLPDGRLQGVGDPRNPDDDAGGY
- the cadA gene encoding cadmium-translocating P-type ATPase, with amino-acid sequence MANDIVELKVEGMTCNNCAASLNRFLERKGVEDVYVNFQTKEVRYRQGQSPISLEEVKKGIHKLGYSVVEEEGADAQPWWTLERKLLVSAVFTLPLLLHHLLMMGGIHLPLLDNFWWQMAFCLPPFAIGFAHFGRSALSSLKGGVPNMDVLIFVGGTAAFIYSLIGTLMQEANYIFYETSATIFTLVLVGNWLEKRAVEQTTTAIGELAQLQVKKARRVTASGTVVTLPLEEVQVGNVLQVNEGDQVPLDGVITQGEASIDESMLTGESIPVEKGAGERVIGSSLLLSGNFRMEVTAIGRDTVLSQMIELVKTAQQDKPDIQRLADKISAIFVPAVLSIALLTLLVGYFGFGLPFQKALMNAIAVLVISCPCAMGLATPTAVMVGVGRLAQNGILVKGGQTLEIFSRIRNAVFDKTGTLTTGQFRVQDITYHQGEEQRSNAIIYKLEQHSSHPIARSLAREMERRLNGVQMELESVEEQRGVGVAARDSAGNEYRIGSSRILENPPADGGQSLYLTENGALLATIEIADELKPEAKATIDYLKARGIRPVILSGDRRAKTEAVAAALGIERVFAEQLPEQKLKVVEELSREAPTAMIGDGINDAPALAKATVGVSLSNASQVAIQSAQIVLLNGRLEYLEKALGISRHTVITIRQNLFWAFAYNIVAIPIAAMGFLNPMWGALFMAFSDVVVIGNSIRLKYKKID